Proteins encoded within one genomic window of Brassica rapa cultivar Chiifu-401-42 chromosome A09, CAAS_Brap_v3.01, whole genome shotgun sequence:
- the LOC103841983 gene encoding early nodulin-55-2: MATRTRIFSFVLMMMMSFTVLLSSCSAKVYKVGDSEGWTAKDDVYYAWAESDHKEFHVGDFLVFEYNPSINDVTHVSGSLEYEFCDYSSPKTVYNTGHDVVTLTEPGFHYFITSNQTQCVLGQKLEVLVIHDPSSPVPPPTLSKILPVGNTYKVGDSKGWTNIYDSDFYNKWSEEKQFHVGDSLIFEYANEVNDVYEISGDLEFITCDPTSPVAVHKTGHDLVRLTEPGVHYFITSQSGYCEAGLKLRVMVKPEPKAVTYPNFPKKVDLSAMERLNNWLKNFKHQPHH; encoded by the coding sequence ATGGCGACAAGAACAAGAATCTTCAGCTTcgtgttgatgatgatgatgagcttCACGGTTCTCTTGAGTTCCTGCTCGGCGAAGGTCTACAAAGTTGGAGACTCCGAAGGATGGACTGCCAAGGACGACGTCTACTACGCTTGGGCCGAGTCCGACCATAAGGAGTTCCACGTGGGAGATTTTCTCGTCTTCGAATACAATCCCAGCATCAATGATGTGACTCATGTATCTGGCTCTTTGGAATACGAGTTTTGCGACTACTCTTCACCTAAAACCGTCTACAACACAGGACACGATGTCGTAACTCTCACGGAACCAGGCTTTCACTACTTCATCACCTCCAACCAAACTCAATGCGTATTGGGACAGAAGCTCGAAGTTCTTGTCATCCATGATCCCTCCAGTCCGGTTCCACCACCAACACTTAGCAAAATCCTTCCTGTCGGAAATACCTACAAGGTAGGAGACTCAAAAGGATGGACAAACATTTATGATAGTGACTTCTATAACAAGTGGAGTGAGGAGAAACAGTTTCATGTTGGAGATAGTCTTATCTTCGAGTATGCCAATGAAGTTAACGACGTCTATGAGATCAGCGGTGATCTAGAATTCATAACATGCGATCCAACGTCTCCTGTAGCCGTGCACAAGACGGGACACGATCTTGTTAGGCTTACGGAACCAGGAGTTCATTATTTTATAACCTCGCAATCTGGTTATTGTGAGGCTGGGCTTAAACTTCGAGTGATGGTGAAACCAGAACCCAAAGCTGTTACTTACCCTAATTTTCCCAAGAAGGTGGACTTGTCAGCTATGGAGCGCCTCAACAACTGGTTGAAGAATTTCAAACACCAGCCCCATCATTAA
- the LOC103841982 gene encoding F-box/kelch-repeat protein At3g61590 yields the protein MEAETSWTHYPYNYITYVPEADPYSEPSDDETKDQTFSMDTLLPDDLLERILSFLPIASIFRAGTVCKRWNEIVSSRRFLWNFSSNNNNSASQRPWYFMFTTTDEPSGYAYDPVIKKWYTFDLPCIETSNWFVASSCGLVCFMDNDCRNKIYVSNPITKQWRRLIEPPGHRSTDYTALSTSMNRAKQSYSVSVVKSKQVQGNFFQWELSIHLYSSETMTWTTSLTDVLTGWRGGDESVIIDNVLYFLIYSTGGNSDHRHGLIASNLSSTSSLMSSFIPMPCSLTCGRLMNLKERLVVVGGIGKHDRPDIIKGIGIWCLKGGREWQEMARMPQRYFQGFGELDDVFASSGSDDVVYIQSYGSPALLMFDMKLKCWKWSQKCPVSKKFPLQLFTGFSFEPRLEIAP from the coding sequence ATGGAAGCAGAAACGTCTTGGACTCACTATCCCTACAACTACATCACATACGTCCCTGAAGCTGACCCATACTCTGAGCCTAGCGACGATGAGACCAAAGACCAAACCTTTTCGATGGACACTCTCCTCCCTGACGATCTACTAGAAAGAATTTTATCCTTTCTCCCCATCGCAAGCATCTTCAGAGCCGGCACGGTCTGCAAGAGATGGAACGAGATCGTCTCATCTCGAAGATTCTTATGGAACTTCTcctccaacaacaacaactctgCCTCTCAGAGGCCTTGGTACTTCATGTTCACTACCACCGACGAACCATCCGGTTACGCGTACGACCCGGTTATCAAGAAATGGTACACCTTTGATCTCCCTTGCATCGAGACTTCGAATTGGTTCGTTGCTTCCTCTTGCGGATTGGTTTGTTTCATGGACAACGACTGTAGAAACAAGATCTACGTCTCGAACCCCATCACCAAGCAATGGAGGAGGCTCATCGAGCCGCCAGGTCACAGGTCTACGGACTACACGGCGTTGTCTACCTCCATGAACAGAGCAAAACAGAGTTACTCTGTTTCGGTGGTGAAGTCAAAGCAAGTTCAAGGGAACTTCTTCCAGTGGGAGCTCTCTATTCATCTCTACAGCTCCGAAACGATGACGTGGACGACGTCCTTAACCGACGTGTTAACCGGATGGAGAGGAGGAGACGAGAGTGTGATCATCGACAACGTTCTCTACTTCTTGATCTACTCAACAGGAGGCAACTCTGATCATCGACACGGCTTGATCGCTTCTAACTTATCCTCCACGTCATCTTTGATGAGTAGTTTCATTCCGATGCCGTGTTCTTTAACCTGCGGGAGGCTGATGAACCTCAAGGAGAGGCTTGTGGTCGTTGGAGGGATAGGGAAGCACGATAGGCCAGACATTATCAAAGGGATTGGGATATGGTGTTTGAAAGGAGGGAGAGAGTGGCAAGAGATGGCGAGAATGCCTCAGAGATACTTCCAAGGGTTTGGTGAGCTGGACGATGTGTTTGCTAGTAGTGGCAGTGATGATGTTGTTTACATTCAGAGCTATGGTTCTCCTGCGCTTTTGATGTTTGACATGAAGTTGAAGTGTTGGAAGTGGTCTCAGAAGTGTCCTGTCTCCAAGAAGTTCCCTCTTCAGCTCTTCACTGGGTTTAGCTTCGAGCCAAGACTCGAGATCGCTCCTTAA